From the genome of Deltaproteobacteria bacterium, one region includes:
- the dprA gene encoding DNA-protecting protein DprA, producing MGEGLAGRDLLQQWRYWLALRLVRGVGNVTYRELLERFQSPEVILRTPASALIDAGIHSTVAQAIATFDQWKTVDTELQKLSRTNIRLVTRADDAYPINLTHLHDPPPFPYIAGELLPTDRLAIAIVGSRSASTYGKTVARDLARGLVEKGVTVVSGLARGIDAEAHRATLTVGGRTFAVLGSGVDVIYPSEHRSLAQEVTKNGALISEFALGSKPDAMNFPYRNRVISGLTLGTVVVEAAEKSGSLITARCALEQNREVFAVPGSVTSDRSRGPHRLIKEGAKLVEGVEDILSEIAPSLVSTPAAPVTPPLQLEPHEKQLIDLLRDDSLHVDVLISKSGLGAARVLEILLALELKGGVTQLPGMHFALAGTLFSTKQKR from the coding sequence ATGGGCGAAGGACTCGCAGGGAGAGATCTCTTGCAACAGTGGCGATATTGGCTTGCTCTTCGGTTGGTCCGTGGAGTAGGGAACGTCACATATCGCGAACTTCTTGAACGTTTTCAATCACCTGAAGTAATTTTGCGGACACCGGCTTCCGCACTGATCGATGCCGGCATTCACTCGACAGTTGCCCAGGCTATTGCCACCTTCGACCAATGGAAAACTGTTGATACCGAGCTGCAAAAACTTTCGCGGACCAACATACGGCTCGTAACCCGAGCCGATGATGCATATCCAATCAACTTGACCCATCTCCATGATCCTCCACCGTTCCCCTATATTGCTGGAGAACTGCTCCCAACCGATCGTTTAGCGATTGCAATTGTCGGATCACGATCTGCAAGCACTTATGGCAAAACAGTTGCCCGTGACTTGGCTCGTGGTTTGGTAGAAAAGGGTGTAACCGTCGTCAGTGGCTTAGCTCGTGGCATCGATGCCGAGGCACACCGTGCAACTCTCACCGTTGGCGGGAGAACATTCGCGGTATTGGGCTCGGGCGTTGATGTCATTTATCCCAGTGAACATCGAAGCCTCGCGCAGGAAGTGACAAAAAATGGAGCACTGATCTCCGAGTTTGCCCTGGGTAGTAAACCTGATGCCATGAATTTTCCTTATCGTAATCGGGTAATTAGCGGGCTGACGTTGGGGACGGTCGTAGTTGAAGCAGCGGAAAAGAGCGGATCACTGATCACAGCACGTTGCGCATTGGAACAAAATCGGGAAGTATTTGCGGTACCGGGAAGTGTGACGTCAGATCGCAGCCGGGGACCGCACCGGTTGATTAAGGAAGGAGCAAAGCTAGTTGAAGGGGTAGAAGATATTTTGTCTGAAATTGCGCCCTCGCTTGTTTCTACTCCTGCGGCTCCGGTGACTCCGCCGCTACAACTTGAACCGCACGAAAAACAATTGATAGACTTGTTGAGGGATGATTCACTACATGTCGATGTGTTGATTAGTAAAAGTGGCTTGGGGGCCGCACGCGTGCTTGAGATTCTCCTCGCGTTAGAGCTAAAGGGTGGAGTAACGCAACTACCGGGAATGCATTTTGCGCTTGCCGGTACGCTCTTCAGTACAAAACAGAAAAGGTAG
- the topA gene encoding type I DNA topoisomerase translates to MAKNLVIVESPAKAKTLGKYLGRNYQVKASVGHVVDLPKSKLGVDVEKGFAAEYQVIKGKSKIIDDLKKAAKDKEHIYLASDPDREGEAIAWHIAEKLDKKGKKIHRVLLNEITKKAVQEAIQNPTDLNRDRYEAQATRRILDRLVGYQISPLLWKKVRRGLSAGRVQSVAVRIITEREREIQAFVPEEYWSIIANLEGKDPPPFEARLAKVADKRVDNKTFRIGNEAEAKEILEHLDKADWIVNKVEKRDRRRNPAPPFITSRLQQEASRKLGYSPSRTMGIAQRLYMGVELGDQGSVGLITYMRTDSPRIAPEMMTAARGYINETYGEQYVPEKPNTYRSSKSAQEAHEAIRPTSLENTPEKVAPYLSREELNLYTLIWNRFMASQMPPALFEQTSADIAANACTFRASGQVMRFDGFLRVYMEGRDDKAADDDDDDEKQLPPLKEGDRLQLLKLTPNQHFTQPPPRFTQATLIKELEEKGIGRPSTYASIVGTIINKDYVEEDEQRRLRPTNLGMLVTDLLVESFPDILNAEFTAGMEEVLDKIEDGQEDWKKAMERFYQPFSADLERAEKEMRDVKGTGEMTDIACPKCEDGKMAIRWGRNGEFLACSNYPECKSTSNFTRDDQGNVTPTKEEEEATNEVCEKCGKPMQVRFSRYGKFLGCSGYPECKNIKKTGQAAPISLGVTCPDCNEGDIQQKRSRRGKTFYSCSRYPKCAFALWDRPISEPCPQCQAPFIVEKTTKRTGTTRRCFREECDYQEVVEPIAEAG, encoded by the coding sequence ATGGCAAAGAATCTGGTGATCGTTGAATCTCCGGCCAAAGCCAAGACCCTTGGGAAATACTTGGGCCGGAACTATCAAGTGAAAGCGTCAGTCGGGCACGTCGTTGACTTACCCAAGAGTAAGCTTGGCGTCGATGTCGAAAAAGGATTTGCTGCCGAATATCAAGTCATCAAGGGCAAGTCGAAAATCATCGACGACCTGAAAAAGGCAGCAAAAGACAAAGAACACATATACCTTGCCTCGGATCCTGATCGTGAAGGTGAAGCAATCGCCTGGCATATCGCTGAGAAGCTCGACAAAAAAGGTAAAAAGATTCACCGAGTGCTGCTGAACGAAATCACCAAAAAAGCCGTTCAGGAAGCCATTCAGAACCCAACCGATCTCAATCGTGACCGTTACGAAGCTCAGGCGACTCGTCGCATTTTGGACCGCCTCGTTGGATACCAAATCAGTCCGTTATTGTGGAAGAAAGTGCGACGCGGGCTTTCCGCTGGGCGCGTTCAGTCAGTCGCTGTCCGCATCATCACAGAACGAGAGCGCGAGATTCAAGCCTTCGTACCAGAAGAATACTGGTCGATTATCGCTAACCTCGAAGGGAAGGACCCACCGCCATTTGAAGCACGACTCGCAAAAGTTGCCGATAAACGCGTTGATAATAAAACCTTCCGTATTGGCAATGAGGCTGAGGCCAAAGAGATTCTCGAACATCTCGATAAAGCCGACTGGATTGTCAACAAGGTCGAAAAGCGCGACCGGCGACGCAACCCTGCACCTCCGTTTATCACCTCCCGATTGCAACAGGAGGCATCACGCAAACTTGGCTATTCTCCCAGCCGCACGATGGGAATCGCGCAACGACTCTATATGGGCGTCGAACTCGGAGACCAAGGCTCAGTCGGTTTGATTACCTACATGCGGACCGATTCACCACGGATTGCGCCGGAAATGATGACAGCCGCCCGAGGCTACATCAACGAGACATATGGTGAACAGTACGTTCCAGAGAAGCCAAACACCTATCGTTCCTCTAAGAGTGCCCAGGAGGCCCATGAAGCCATTCGGCCAACGTCTTTAGAAAACACGCCAGAAAAAGTCGCACCGTACCTCAGCCGTGAAGAACTCAATTTGTATACATTGATCTGGAACCGTTTCATGGCTAGCCAGATGCCCCCTGCCCTGTTCGAGCAGACTAGCGCCGACATCGCAGCCAATGCTTGTACGTTCCGAGCCAGCGGACAAGTCATGCGCTTTGATGGGTTTCTGCGAGTGTACATGGAAGGCAGAGACGACAAAGCTGCCGATGACGACGATGACGACGAAAAGCAGCTTCCCCCTCTGAAGGAAGGGGACCGTCTACAATTATTGAAGCTGACGCCGAATCAGCATTTTACGCAGCCCCCGCCGCGCTTCACTCAAGCGACACTGATCAAAGAATTGGAAGAAAAAGGCATTGGACGACCGTCAACCTATGCCTCAATCGTGGGCACGATTATCAACAAGGATTATGTCGAAGAAGACGAACAACGTCGCTTGCGCCCTACAAACCTCGGGATGCTCGTCACTGACCTCCTGGTCGAATCCTTCCCTGACATCCTCAATGCTGAATTCACCGCTGGCATGGAAGAAGTCCTCGACAAGATCGAAGACGGCCAGGAGGACTGGAAGAAGGCGATGGAACGGTTCTATCAGCCGTTCTCGGCTGATCTCGAACGTGCCGAAAAAGAAATGCGTGACGTCAAAGGGACAGGGGAAATGACCGATATCGCCTGTCCAAAGTGTGAAGATGGCAAGATGGCGATTCGCTGGGGCCGCAATGGAGAATTCCTCGCCTGCTCCAATTATCCCGAGTGTAAATCGACGAGCAACTTCACTCGTGACGACCAGGGCAACGTCACTCCAACGAAGGAAGAAGAAGAAGCAACCAACGAAGTGTGCGAAAAATGCGGCAAACCTATGCAAGTGCGGTTTAGTCGTTACGGCAAATTCCTTGGTTGCTCTGGCTATCCGGAATGTAAGAACATCAAGAAAACTGGACAGGCTGCACCTATCTCTCTCGGAGTGACCTGTCCGGACTGCAATGAAGGCGACATCCAGCAAAAACGTTCACGACGAGGCAAGACCTTCTATAGTTGTAGTCGTTACCCCAAATGCGCATTTGCACTCTGGGATCGTCCGATTTCTGAACCCTGTCCGCAATGCCAGGCGCCCTTCATCGTCGAGAAAACCACCAAACGTACAGGTACCACTCGGCGCTGTTTCCGTGAAGAGTGCGATTATCAAGAGGTAGTAGAACCGATCGCGGAAGCAGGATAA
- the trmFO gene encoding FADH(2)-oxidizing methylenetetrahydrofolate--tRNA-(uracil(54)-C(5))-methyltransferase TrmFO, producing MQSVTVIGAGLAGSEAAWQLARRGVAARLYEMRPVRATEAHHTDSFAELVCSNSLRSASLDTAIGLLKEEMRRLDSLVMAAADVARVPAGSALAVDRTIFSQYITEALSQHPQIEIRREEVRTLPSEVTIVASGPLTSPALSSQLRDLFGSEYLYFYDAIAPVVTTESINTAVAFRASRYDHGDDYFNCPLTREEYYHFIDQLLAAEKVAEKDFERAIYFEGCLPIEEMARRGKDTLAFGPMKPVGLTDPRTGNRPYAVVQLRQDDRAGTLWNLVGFQTKMTYPEQRRVFRMISGLEKAEFVRLGSLHRNTFIDSPRLLLPTLQFKDRHNLFFAGQMIGVEGYLESAAAGLLAGLNAGRLVQGLPLRTAPPTTALGSLITYISSDERRDFQPMNANYGLFPPLERHMRGREKKAALAERALRDLTIWQTTLAKDSLSAVPPQSATANPQWSKPL from the coding sequence ATGCAATCAGTTACTGTCATTGGCGCTGGCTTAGCTGGTAGTGAGGCCGCTTGGCAACTTGCTCGCCGCGGTGTTGCGGCACGCCTCTATGAGATGCGCCCAGTGCGGGCAACTGAAGCGCATCACACCGACAGTTTTGCCGAATTGGTGTGTTCTAATTCACTGCGCAGTGCCTCGCTCGATACCGCGATTGGCCTGTTGAAAGAGGAAATGCGCCGGTTAGATTCGCTGGTCATGGCGGCCGCAGATGTCGCGCGGGTCCCGGCAGGAAGCGCGTTGGCAGTCGATCGCACGATCTTCTCGCAGTATATCACCGAGGCGTTAAGCCAACATCCACAGATTGAGATTCGTCGCGAAGAAGTACGCACACTGCCCAGTGAGGTCACTATCGTTGCGAGCGGCCCATTAACTTCTCCTGCGCTCTCGTCCCAACTCCGAGATTTATTCGGCAGTGAGTATCTGTACTTCTACGATGCTATTGCACCCGTAGTTACAACTGAGTCGATTAACACTGCTGTGGCATTTCGTGCGTCACGCTATGATCACGGCGACGACTATTTTAACTGCCCGCTCACACGCGAAGAATATTATCATTTTATCGATCAACTGCTTGCCGCTGAAAAAGTCGCGGAAAAAGACTTTGAACGAGCGATCTATTTCGAAGGGTGTTTACCGATCGAGGAAATGGCTCGACGAGGGAAGGATACGCTTGCGTTTGGGCCGATGAAGCCTGTGGGGCTCACCGATCCTCGGACTGGTAACCGCCCCTACGCAGTCGTGCAACTACGGCAGGATGACCGCGCGGGAACATTATGGAATCTCGTCGGATTTCAAACCAAGATGACGTACCCAGAGCAACGGCGAGTGTTTCGTATGATTTCCGGTCTAGAGAAAGCCGAGTTTGTTCGCCTAGGAAGTCTTCATCGCAATACGTTTATCGATTCGCCACGATTGTTGTTACCAACCTTACAGTTTAAGGACCGTCACAACCTGTTCTTTGCCGGGCAGATGATCGGGGTCGAAGGATACCTGGAATCTGCGGCTGCCGGATTGTTGGCAGGACTGAACGCTGGACGACTTGTGCAAGGACTCCCGCTACGTACTGCGCCACCGACAACCGCTCTCGGTTCGCTGATCACCTATATTTCCAGTGATGAACGCCGCGATTTTCAACCGATGAATGCCAACTATGGGCTGTTTCCTCCACTCGAACGCCACATGCGTGGACGCGAGAAAAAAGCGGCATTGGCTGAGCGTGCCCTGCGCGACCTCACGATTTGGCAAACAACCTTGGCAAAAGATTCTCTGTCTGCAGTTCCTCCTCAGTCCGCAACCGCTAACCCACAATGGTCGAAGCCACTATGA
- a CDS encoding acyl-CoA dehydrogenase — MDFSLLEEHRMLQDTVRRFVRQELLPLEPLVLQRDTEGHTGEDILPQDVEEKLLVKAQEAGLWGLDVPEEFGGLNLSALPKCLANEELHKTVTPFIFPPDAPNLHMLMQTCTPEQRERYLIPYAQGTKRSAIAISEPGAGSDPAGMQTTAVKKGDQWVINGRKIWISRAHVADFIIVMAVTDKEKRARGGITAFLVDKDTPGLILQRQIPVIGGHAPWEIVFEDLTLPESQILGPIGQGFAPMQLRLTVRRLEIGTWCVGMAQRALDMMIDYAKQRVTFGQRLADRQAVQWFIADSATDIYASRLMTHHGAWKFDQGEDVRQEASMLKIFATEMATRVVDRAMQVHGGMGMSKDLPLEFMYRRLRPMRIFEGPTEVHRWVIARSLLKD, encoded by the coding sequence ATGGATTTTTCACTGCTCGAAGAACACCGCATGTTACAAGACACGGTCCGTCGCTTTGTCCGACAGGAACTCTTGCCACTTGAGCCTCTCGTGTTGCAACGTGACACCGAAGGGCATACCGGAGAAGATATCCTGCCGCAGGATGTTGAAGAGAAGCTGCTGGTCAAAGCTCAAGAGGCCGGGCTCTGGGGACTCGACGTGCCAGAGGAATTTGGCGGCCTGAACTTGAGCGCATTGCCCAAATGTCTGGCGAACGAAGAGTTACATAAGACCGTAACGCCATTCATCTTCCCGCCCGATGCCCCCAACTTGCACATGTTGATGCAAACCTGCACGCCGGAGCAGCGCGAACGTTATCTCATTCCGTATGCGCAGGGAACGAAGCGTTCGGCGATTGCCATCTCCGAACCAGGAGCTGGCTCTGACCCAGCAGGAATGCAAACCACTGCGGTCAAAAAAGGTGATCAGTGGGTCATCAATGGTCGTAAAATCTGGATCTCACGCGCCCATGTTGCAGACTTTATTATCGTCATGGCCGTGACCGACAAGGAGAAACGTGCACGAGGAGGGATCACCGCGTTTCTCGTCGACAAAGACACACCGGGATTGATTCTCCAACGCCAGATTCCGGTAATCGGTGGCCATGCTCCCTGGGAAATTGTCTTTGAAGATTTGACCCTGCCAGAATCTCAGATCCTTGGTCCCATCGGTCAGGGGTTCGCACCAATGCAACTGCGCTTGACCGTACGACGGTTAGAGATCGGCACCTGGTGTGTGGGTATGGCCCAGCGTGCGCTCGATATGATGATCGACTATGCCAAACAACGAGTGACTTTTGGCCAACGTCTCGCTGACCGACAAGCGGTGCAGTGGTTTATTGCCGACTCAGCAACTGACATCTATGCCTCGCGATTGATGACGCATCATGGAGCGTGGAAATTCGATCAAGGAGAAGACGTGCGCCAAGAAGCGTCGATGTTGAAGATTTTTGCGACCGAGATGGCGACCAGGGTTGTCGATCGTGCCATGCAGGTGCATGGGGGGATGGGAATGTCAAAGGATCTGCCGTTGGAGTTTATGTACCGTCGTCTACGACCGATGCGAATTTTTGAAGGGCCCACCGAGGTTCATCGCTGGGTGATCGCTCGTTCGCTGCTGAAAGACTAA
- a CDS encoding DUF4292 domain-containing protein, translated as MPLFSRRPWTSDSGLRTFTVACFFLFAIVTSCAPRQPLPSTPPVTSGETPTGSGIPTAAQLLAPLRLRQQQLTSLRGLTRVTYKDREEKGTARQAVAVVAPDRTRVELFSPIGIAALVTTNGQRLSAYFPKEKTIYRGAASAENAARFLRIMLSASDIASLLFGLPLSTPQEENSNVRFDADRDWYVLSVPDEGGNSQTLTFDAKKRHLLRWETLNSDGTVSARMSLADYRIVQGHEFPFEIVLTDFQGGQEVGIYYERVDMNPVLADTLFSLASITGVQEVDLDVTGREP; from the coding sequence ATGCCGCTTTTCTCTCGCCGCCCCTGGACTTCGGACTCTGGACTTCGGACGTTTACTGTCGCTTGTTTCTTCCTATTCGCCATTGTTACCAGCTGTGCCCCACGTCAACCGCTTCCCTCGACCCCACCTGTTACGTCAGGGGAAACTCCTACAGGTTCAGGGATACCAACGGCAGCGCAGCTCCTTGCCCCGTTACGCTTGCGCCAACAACAATTGACAAGCCTGCGAGGCTTAACCCGAGTGACCTACAAAGATCGTGAGGAAAAGGGGACGGCACGACAAGCCGTTGCCGTTGTTGCTCCCGATCGCACTCGTGTGGAACTCTTTTCTCCGATCGGAATTGCCGCTTTGGTGACAACGAACGGCCAGCGACTGTCTGCCTATTTCCCCAAAGAAAAGACGATCTATCGTGGAGCTGCGAGTGCAGAAAACGCTGCGCGTTTCCTCCGGATTATGCTCTCTGCCAGTGATATTGCGAGTTTGTTGTTCGGCCTACCACTCTCGACACCTCAAGAAGAGAACAGCAACGTCCGCTTTGATGCCGATCGGGACTGGTATGTTCTTTCAGTGCCTGACGAGGGGGGAAACAGTCAAACCTTAACGTTCGATGCAAAGAAACGTCACTTGTTGCGTTGGGAAACTCTCAACAGCGACGGAACGGTGTCTGCTCGGATGTCCTTAGCCGATTACCGCATCGTGCAAGGACACGAGTTCCCTTTTGAGATTGTGTTGACTGATTTCCAAGGTGGACAAGAGGTTGGTATCTACTACGAACGCGTCGATATGAATCCGGTACTTGCGGATACTTTATTTTCGCTTGCTTCAATTACCGGGGTGCAGGAAGTGGATCTAGATGTAACAGGACGAGAGCCGTAA
- a CDS encoding tetratricopeptide repeat protein, with protein MFVKTATVMCRVVFSFLVGLSVSGCAAFRPAPPPPPPPVAPPVFKIPGEPVVLSPADRALGNFLKGKVALDRGDSEVALPAFEQAVTNDPASTFLRLQLAKLYVRKGKLAEALEHCRKVREQDPNNAEAELLMAGLLSSMNQEEEAAKLYEAVLARSPRNQEPYLYLGTLYAKQGKFDKAIAVLNKLMDVHPRSILGLYYLGQVHAAANQFDKAESYYQRALKLNPQSELVMLDLALVYELQKKPEKAMEIYQKALSLNPQSAQVRKRLGGFYVGQKKLDDALLQYRELEKIEADPQETRVRIGLIYREKGEYQKAETELSLALAAQPDNERARYFLGVVYTEGKEYDKAIAELNRIATGSEYYPDARLYLSYVYQRQGKLDEAIGEADKALAAKKDDLDLLGFLASLQREKGDREKAIEILKNMISLNPENDQFYFTLGAVYDETKDKQNCILNMEQAIKLNPKNAAALNYLGYTWAEQGVRLDEAEKLIRQALQVEPNDGFYIDSLGWVYYQRGEYAKAVQQLERAAELVGQDPTVNEHLGDAYEKVGRTMDAARAYREALAHAKEESQTQRLRGKIDTIASDKKAISDGI; from the coding sequence ATGTTTGTAAAGACAGCCACGGTTATGTGCCGTGTCGTTTTTTCTTTCCTTGTCGGTCTTTCGGTGTCTGGCTGTGCAGCCTTTCGTCCGGCTCCTCCTCCCCCGCCTCCTCCTGTCGCTCCTCCAGTCTTCAAGATTCCTGGTGAGCCTGTCGTTCTCTCCCCAGCCGACCGCGCCCTGGGAAATTTTCTCAAGGGGAAAGTCGCGCTTGATCGAGGGGATTCTGAAGTTGCACTTCCGGCATTTGAACAAGCAGTGACTAATGACCCGGCAAGTACCTTTCTGCGCTTACAGCTTGCCAAACTCTATGTTCGTAAAGGGAAGCTGGCGGAAGCGCTTGAGCATTGTCGGAAGGTGAGAGAACAAGACCCGAACAACGCTGAAGCTGAGTTGCTAATGGCTGGACTTCTCTCTTCCATGAACCAAGAAGAGGAAGCTGCCAAGTTGTACGAGGCTGTCCTGGCACGTTCACCACGGAACCAAGAGCCGTACCTCTATCTTGGTACTCTCTATGCCAAGCAAGGGAAATTTGACAAAGCGATCGCCGTTCTCAATAAATTGATGGATGTGCACCCGCGATCGATCCTAGGCTTGTATTATCTAGGCCAGGTGCATGCTGCCGCTAATCAATTTGACAAAGCAGAGTCCTACTACCAAAGAGCGCTCAAGCTGAATCCTCAGTCAGAACTGGTCATGCTCGATCTGGCATTGGTCTACGAGTTACAGAAAAAGCCAGAAAAGGCCATGGAGATCTACCAGAAGGCGCTGTCGTTAAACCCACAAAGCGCGCAAGTGCGCAAACGACTCGGTGGGTTTTACGTGGGGCAGAAGAAATTAGATGATGCACTGCTGCAGTATCGCGAACTCGAAAAAATTGAAGCCGACCCGCAAGAAACCAGAGTCCGCATTGGCCTCATTTATCGTGAGAAAGGGGAATATCAGAAGGCGGAGACCGAACTAAGCCTGGCCCTTGCCGCCCAGCCGGACAATGAACGTGCACGTTACTTTCTTGGTGTCGTTTACACAGAAGGCAAAGAGTACGACAAAGCGATTGCGGAACTGAATCGTATCGCTACAGGATCGGAATACTACCCTGATGCACGACTGTATCTCAGTTATGTGTATCAACGGCAGGGAAAATTGGATGAGGCAATCGGCGAAGCCGATAAAGCACTTGCAGCGAAGAAAGATGACCTTGATCTTTTGGGATTCTTGGCATCGCTCCAGCGAGAAAAGGGAGATCGTGAGAAAGCAATTGAGATTCTGAAAAATATGATCTCGTTGAACCCAGAGAACGATCAGTTTTATTTCACTCTGGGTGCTGTGTACGATGAAACGAAGGATAAGCAGAACTGTATCCTCAATATGGAGCAGGCAATTAAGTTGAATCCCAAAAACGCGGCTGCCCTCAACTATCTGGGCTATACGTGGGCTGAACAAGGAGTGCGTCTCGATGAGGCGGAAAAACTCATTCGCCAAGCACTCCAGGTAGAACCTAACGACGGGTTCTATATCGATAGCTTAGGGTGGGTGTATTACCAGCGTGGTGAGTATGCCAAAGCTGTCCAGCAGTTAGAACGGGCGGCTGAACTTGTGGGGCAGGACCCAACGGTCAATGAGCATCTCGGTGATGCGTACGAAAAAGTCGGACGCACGATGGATGCTGCACGTGCATATCGTGAAGCCCTCGCACACGCCAAAGAAGAAAGCCAAACTCAACGGTTGCGAGGAAAAATCGATACCATCGCGAGCGATAAAAAAGCCATCAGTGACGGAATCTAA
- a CDS encoding LLM class flavin-dependent oxidoreductase, producing the protein MRVGIQMVIQNHKDYSDREMYKHELRLAIEAEGWGYDILWPVEHHFFDYSICPDNMQYLSYIAARTERMELATGAIIVPWNNPMRVVEKMVLLDHLSDGRAVLGLGRGLARREYRGMGVEMSEARDRFNEASEMIVKGLETGFVEGNGKYYPQSRIEVRPRPIKSFKGRRYMVCMSPESFSVAASLGLGAMLFSQMSWEKVADVIWAYREEYRQKNNGEEAPPIHIADFVSCYTDKKKAEEVAREKIVGYYFSVMEHYEMLGDHFSGTGNSYQHYAKASEAMKAAGQDAVVEDFLSANLWGTPDMIIAKLRKRRELIGDFEVNGAFSYQSIPYDQVEACMKLFAKEVGPEIKSWKPSPQPRRTAVDVNASAPVRAGK; encoded by the coding sequence ATGAGAGTTGGCATTCAGATGGTTATCCAGAATCACAAGGATTACTCCGACCGCGAGATGTATAAGCACGAGCTGCGTCTAGCGATTGAAGCAGAAGGCTGGGGCTACGACATTCTGTGGCCAGTGGAACATCACTTCTTTGATTACTCAATTTGCCCGGACAACATGCAGTATCTGAGCTACATCGCGGCACGGACCGAGCGCATGGAACTGGCGACTGGTGCCATTATCGTGCCGTGGAACAATCCAATGCGCGTGGTCGAGAAAATGGTTTTGTTGGATCATCTATCTGATGGTCGTGCTGTTCTGGGATTGGGGCGCGGCCTCGCCCGTCGTGAGTATCGAGGCATGGGTGTCGAGATGTCCGAAGCCCGTGATCGTTTTAACGAGGCCTCTGAGATGATCGTGAAAGGCTTGGAAACTGGCTTTGTTGAAGGGAACGGCAAATACTATCCCCAGAGCCGCATTGAAGTGCGCCCACGCCCGATCAAGAGCTTCAAAGGTCGTCGTTACATGGTGTGCATGTCGCCTGAGTCATTCTCGGTTGCGGCGTCACTCGGTCTTGGCGCGATGTTGTTTTCGCAGATGTCGTGGGAAAAAGTCGCGGACGTCATCTGGGCGTATCGCGAAGAATATCGCCAGAAGAATAATGGTGAGGAAGCACCACCGATTCACATTGCCGATTTCGTCTCCTGTTACACAGATAAGAAGAAAGCTGAAGAAGTCGCGCGCGAAAAGATCGTTGGCTACTACTTCAGTGTCATGGAACATTACGAAATGCTCGGTGACCATTTCTCTGGTACTGGCAATTCATACCAACATTATGCCAAAGCGTCAGAGGCAATGAAGGCTGCAGGGCAAGACGCAGTAGTTGAAGATTTTCTCAGTGCCAACCTGTGGGGCACCCCGGACATGATTATTGCCAAGCTGCGCAAGCGCCGTGAACTGATTGGTGACTTTGAAGTTAACGGTGCTTTCAGCTACCAGAGTATTCCGTACGACCAAGTTGAAGCCTGCATGAAGTTGTTCGCCAAAGAAGTCGGGCCAGAAATTAAGAGTTGGAAACCATCGCCGCAACCACGTCGCACTGCGGTGGATGTCAACGCATCGGCACCGGTGCGGGCTGGGAAATAA